The genomic interval CCATGCAACTCAGTTTCTTGTCCTTCTTGCAAATGGTGcccaatataaaaaaaaaggctattTTTTGGCTTTCATCTGAGTCCTTGTAATGATTCTCTCTTACCATTTCTCATGTTCCTTTCTAAATTTTGCTTGAAATTACTCAACAGAAATGGAATAAGGTCAGACTGGAACATAATAATCTCAATATCTGGAAAAACCTACCTTATGTGGGATCTACCATGCACTACAGATTGTAAGGATTATAAACCTACCATCTGATCCTAAAATGGTACGGGTACTACTTTAGGATTTAGTAAGGACCAAAACGACTGTCCTAATTtccataaaagaaaaagagaccATCCTAATAACATATGCATTTTTGAAGAGAGAACTTCTATAGCTCTTATAGCAAATCTCCAATATGGAAACCTGGAGCTtccaataaaattttgatctgAAATATGATTCGATTGTATAAGGCTTATGCACTAGGTGAATGTATTATTATATCTAGAGCTGAAACTGGAGTTTACTTTCAGACTCATGAATTTGCTCTTGCATTCATTCATAATggaaaaaaagactataaatttatattcacaAAAAAATGGCCTTCTTATCCAATAGTGCAGCTATGCTTCCTTATTGATACTCCTAAAGTAAAAACAAGAATCATTATTAACATTAAGCATGGAATTGTCCACAATGCAAGGGCCACTACTATTTTTAAGGTTGCTGCAGAAACGTAAATTTATAATCATTGCACTCTGTATTATAAATCAAACTAAGGTTAGATTAAACCTGTCATCCAACTGGTATGCCCCTCACAATTGTTTTATCTTTTCAAAATGCAATAATATTGCTATTTGCATAttagattaaaagaaaagcGTTTAGCTCAACACCTGAACAGCTAATAGCAGTTGAACCAAATGAGAATATGATAAAAGTATGCTTTGCATGTCTTTAGCATGCATTTTGGGCATAGCATCCTATAGATAGAACATGGCAAAACAGAACATGTTCCCTTTTTTTGAACCCATACATGGCAACTTTAACTACTCATTTTCTAATCTGGACAAATAATTACACAAGAACTTGGTTGAAGACTTAGGCCTGTAATATTtgctaccattttttttttgttaacatCCCAGACAGTCTGGTATCTGAGCATGGTCCAACTGATATTGCATTGAATATTATGGTCTGACAATTAGAACCAGTATTCCATTGAACACTTCCATGAAGGCACATCCCttgcataaaaaaatccatgatATCTACTCATCTGTATTTTTAACTCATCTAATCAAAATATTGCACTAGTGCATGAGCCACAATGTAGGTGGCTGACCTCGTATCTGAAGCGCATAGGCAATTCAGGTTTTTAAAAAAGCTGGACAATTGGGAAGGACCCAATGTCAAATGTTATTAAGAGGTGGTGAGGCTTCGAACCTGCGCTGGCTAGCCCACCATCTGTGGTGCTAGTCAGAAGAACCGCAGGCGTTTCTCGCAATTCAGGTTTAACATAAGGCACTAGCTCCCCTGCACCAAATAGCATGCTATAGCAGTATCTTGGCATGCTGCACGCCATTAATTGATAGCAACTGAAATCGATTCACTGAATATGATCATGTGAGTTCTGACAATTGAAACTTTCTTTCTTGTCATTCCATGTGTAAGTATCTATCTCATCAATGAACATCTGAAAACTTGAATCTGGTGCTGAACAGGCTTATATGTAATAATTTTGCCCATCTCTCTGCCAcaagttattttgatgctttAGTTATGCCAATAAGTCCTATCATATCTCTATCAGGCCCTGGAAGCCTTTTCTAAATACTAGCTGAATATCTGTGCTTTGcaaaggataaaaacatattatgttatttctagaataaatagaaaatatttttcatgaaatatgtgaccatCGTTTTTATAATAGGAAATATccatataatttgattttatgtggaCAGTCATCtagatttaattgatttttaatattacgaagttaaggggctaaaatgtaaaaatacaaTGGGAGTAGGTGAAGcctctagtggtggtggcagtccACCACTAGAggtttttatagtagtaaagaaaaataaataaaacatggaaAACACCTTTTCCTACTTGGTCCATCCCATTTTAGTGGGCAAAATGCCATGTGGGTTGAACAACATGAACTATGTGCCACTTATTAACAAGCTAACGCAAAATGTTCAATATTGctgaatatataaatatatgcatttatGGTATTGGAATTATCTTTAATAAGGAATGCTTCAGTCGCTCCAAATTTTCTTCTTTATGCTTATTGGCAGTCTCTACAATATGTTAGTTAGCCTGCTCACAATTATAGGTAAATCTTGTGGCACTGCATGTTCCCTATTGTTTTGTGTACATTATTATGTCTCACCTTTGTTCCCTTCAAACAACACCGTTCTTCTGTTATTTACTGTAACACTACATGGACCATGAGCATGCCAATGTCCTGTTGCTACAGCTCATGACAAAAATTTCAAAGATCTAATATAAATACGTGAATGTAGTGTGCTTGTTCTGGAGAGCTGTTTTGATGTGCGTTAATTCAAGACATTGTTGGATCAGCTACTATACTCCAATTGTATGAACTATAAACAGATTTAAGTATTATTTTTGGGGTGTCCAAGTCTCATGAGTAGCTGAATACTGAAAGAGAAGTCTAGTAATTCATATGCTGAATTCTTTAATGTGCTGAGTACATTCTCTGCAGTTCCCAGAAACTTTAGGCTCCTTGAAGAGCTTGAGCGAGGTGAGAAGGGCATTGGTGATGGAACGGTGAGCTATGGAATGGATGATGCTGATGACATATATATGCGTTCCTGGACAGGAACTATCATTGGTCCTCCTAATGTATGTTGTTTAACACCCATCACAAGTTATGACTGCACTTGTTTCTGTAAGCTCAAAACAAATGACCATTCAATTTGTCTTGCAGACTGTTCATGAGGGACGAATCTATCAGCTGAAGTTGTTCTGTGATACAGACTATCCAGACAGACCACCTACTGTTCGATTCCAGACTCGAATCAATATGACATGTGTGAATCAAGAAACTGGAATGGTACTGTCCACTTGCTTTCCTTTGCGTTGATGTAGTTGGTGAATGATTATTGGCATAGTACTTACACCGTGCTACTTTCTAGGTTGAACCAAGTGTATTTCCTATGCTTGGTAACTGGCAAAGAGAGCATACAATGCAGGACATCCTGATCAGCTTAAAAAAGGAGATGTCTGCACCTCAGAATCGTAGGCTCCATCAACCTCATGATGGTATTTTCCCATCTCTCTTCTTCAGTGACTTATATATAGAGGATGATGTATAACTCTAGCTAGACTGAAGAATGTGATGTTGATTGAAGCTACAGAAGATATCATTATGTATTATTGTCTCATAACCATATTGGATTTTTAAACCTTCTTGATTATTCTTACTGCAGGCAATGAAGACCAAAGAGTAGAGCAGAAAGGGATGTCTCTTAGGTGTGTCATCATGTAAGAGATGCGAATTGCAATCAATGTACAGTATTAAATTGAGTTGCATCAGGCGCAGAAAAGAGCAACCCATGACCTCCTGTAATTTGGCAATGGCTACACTGGATCCAAATCGTTCTGTCGTCTCAATAAAATGTCGGCAACTTCGTTAATTTGCCTGCACACTGTAAACCGTTCACCCCACGCGTTCAGTAAGATTGTATGCCTTGTGTCAATTGTTTCACAAAACCATTTCCACCATCTTTCTGGTTGTCTGTTCCAGTCTGAATTATTAGGCTGTCTGGAGGCCTGTGATTTTCTTCAGGCACCTGATATGCATGTTGGGATCATTATCTTCAGAATGCTAACCTAGTTGTTGATGTCGAGGAACCTTCTATCACAGAACCCAACATAGAGATGCCCCCAAAACCGCGAATTTGGTTTTCTATGAAATTCAGTTATCTGACAAACTTATCCCGATAGCCACGGAGCATAAACTTCAGAACGCTGGCCTAAATATCTTCCTTCAATCTTAGGCCCTATTTAATTccccaaaacatcacatcgaatatttagacatttaaatagagcattaaatatagataaaacaaaaaactaattgcatagttatgagagaaatcgtgagacgaatcttttgagcctaattaattcatgattagccataaatgcaaGTAagccacatgtgctaataacggattagttaggctcaaaagattcgtctcgcggtttctaaacgagctattaaatttatttttttttatatttatgtccgaaaaccccttccgacgtccggtcaaatattcgatgtgacacccaaaaattttcttttcacgaTAAAACAGGGCCTAATGAATTCGGTCTGTCTACTTTGGCCGACCCGGCAAAATGAACGCTGGCCCAACACCAAATCCAGACGAAATTCAGTGAAAAACACCTTCGAGAGCCTTGTAAGAACTCTACCCCTGAACGCTGAAACTGAACGGAGCAAAGCAAAAAATCATCGTGCACTCCTGTCGGGAGATCCTTGACGTCTCGTGGTGAGAAAGCACTCTGTCTCCGGCCACCAAGAAAGGGTAAAAGGGAAGAACCAAAAGGCAAAGGCAGGCAGGACAGGGAAGGGAACATGCCACTGTCATGTGTGCCAAGGAAAGGGAGtctgccctcctcctcctcgcctgcTTGCAGTTCGCACTTTGCAAAAGCTGACGACGCTTCCAATCCTACCCAATGTGATTGGATTGGAACCATCGTCTTGCCGTCCTCGTCTCTCCGTCGGcgtctccttttttttctcaccggCCACCGGCCAAACCTCAGTTTGCCGacacggcggcagcagcaaaaTGATAAGGTTTGTACAGCCGTACTCCCTCTCCGTTTCCATTTATTCTTCACTATATTGGCCACGCACGCATACGAATGCAATCAACTTTTTCCAGGTAAAATGACCAAACAGTTCCTAGTTAGAAAGGATATATGATCTAGAAGCttctaaatatgtatgccAACTAAGTCCGCGTTCAACGATAGTTAATTTATCCGACACGAAAAACATACTAATAGATcaccatataattaattaattaatagttataaaaataaaaaatagattaatataatttttaatgtaactttttaatattttttataaaaaatatactgtttaacCGTTAAAAAAcgtacaaatgaaaaaaaagaaaatcaagctTACATAACTAACCgaaagaacacagcctaaaTATCAGTCTGGTAGACCTACAAAGAGCAAAGTAGGAACCATCGTCTTAAAGAAACATATAGTGATATAGTGATAGGTACTCCTTTATAAACCTCTAAAATGGTTGAAATGACGACgactccgtttcataacgtaacgtaagatgtttgattttttggttataacatttgaccattagttttattaaaatatttagtgcgaatataaaaatgataagtcatgcttaattttttttgataataaagtaagtcataagcaaaataaataatatttctataactttttaaataagacaaataagtaatgcatgcaaaaaaatcaaacatcttatgttataaaataaagggaGTAAATAAAATCGGGGAGAGTATGTCGTTCGTAAGATAACGTCTGTGCATGCACACAACCAAGTAGGCAAGGCTTGGAATGCTAAAATCAAAGACTCCATGCGCAAACTAGTGGAAATGTGGAAGGAGTTGTCACAATTATTATGAACTTTAGGTAACTTATAATAGGTGTCGTTCAACAATTAACACTTGTGCTTGTGCTCTTCGAAACCAATGAACTTTGGAGTTAGAAGCTGTCGGTGCATAATTAGTGTGACCCCCAAAGCATGTCAGAGTCACATTTTTCTTCCTTGTGATGGTTATCTGCCATTGCCACCCTGATCAATACCGTCCTTGAAACAGGATTATACCATTGACTTGTACAACAAAAAGACTAAAGCAGAcatcaattttcttttccaaagTAAAGAGCAGATGGAAACGGGATCCAATGTTCATACTTTCGTACCCCGAGAAAAAGAACATACAAACAGCTGACTATTCAGACTTTGCTGACAAACACCTCGTGTCAGAGATACCTTCGTAATGTTCGTTTCACTCTTGGAGAATTCTGAAGTAACACAAGCTGATGTGGCATCAGCGTTATCTAGGATAGTGCCTACTAGTATTAAACATCTCCCAGTCCCAGGCCAGTTTAATTGACCATCCAGAAACTACAGTGCTTAGCAGATCATGTCGAGGAGAGGGACCATTGCCTGAAAAGTAAACACTGACAGGTCCTGGATGTAAGTACTGAAAAAGTGAAAATGAGTATT from Oryza brachyantha chromosome 3, ObraRS2, whole genome shotgun sequence carries:
- the LOC102713253 gene encoding ubiquitin-conjugating enzyme E2 variant 1D-like is translated as MGSEGSAGVVVVPRNFRLLEELERGEKGIGDGTVSYGMDDADDIYMRSWTGTIIGPPNTVHEGRIYQLKLFCDTDYPDRPPTVRFQTRINMTCVNQETGMVEPSVFPMLGNWQREHTMQDILISLKKEMSAPQNRRLHQPHDGNEDQRVEQKGMSLRCVIM